From the genome of Thermodesulfovibrio thiophilus DSM 17215:
TAAAAAATAATTCTGACGGTAAATATATTGTTGTAACAGCTATAACTCCAACACCTTTTGGAGAGGGGAAATCCACCACAACCATAGGTGTTGTTCAAGGGCTCGGCAAAAGGTGTAAAAAAGTAAGCTGCGCTATAAGGCAACCTTCAGCGGGTCCTTTAATGAACATAAAAGGAACCGCAGCTGGTGGAGGTCTCTCTCAATGCATCCCCAGAACAGAATTTTCTCTTGGATTTACCGGAGATATAAATGCAGTGATGAATGCTCATAATCTTGCAATGGTTGCCTTAACTTCAAGAATGTTTCATGAAGCAAATTACTCTGATGAGGTTCTCAATAAAAAAGGATTGAAAAGACTGGATATTGATCCTAACAGAGTTGAAATGGGATGGGTCATTGACTTCTGTGCCCAGGCATTGAGAGAAATCGTTATTGGTCTCGGAGGACCTAAAAATGGAATTCCAATGAAATCCCGATTTGATATCGCCACTTCTTCTGAATTGATGGCTATTCTTAGTCTAGCGAATAATCTGCAGGAATTAAGAGAAAGAATCGGTAAAATTGTTGTCGCTCATTCAAAATCAAATAATCCTGTAACAACTGAAGACCTTGAAGTTGCAGGAGCAATGACCGCGTTAATGCTTCACACAATAAATCCAAATCTGATTCAGACAATTGAAGGTCAGCCGGTTTTTGTGCATGCTGCTCCATTTGCAAATATTGCCATAGGTCAATCCTCGATAATTGCTGATAGAATAGGACTTAAACTCAGTGAATATCATGTGACTGAAGCTGGATTTGGATCAGATATCGGTTTTGAAAAATTCTGGAATATAAAATGTAGAAATTCAGGATTAAAACCTGATGCGGCAATTATTGTCGCTACTTTAAGAGCTTTAAAATATCATGGAGCAGTTGAAGGTGCTCCTAAAATAATTCCCGGCAATCCGATACCAAAAGAATATTTTGAAAAAAATATTGACTGGATTGAAAAGGGAATGAAAAACTTATTCCATCATATAAACATAGTAAAAAAGGCAGGAATAAATCCAGTTGTCTGTATAAATAGATTTCACTCTGATACTCATGACGAATTAGAATTCGTGAGAAAAACCTGTGAATTAGCAGGAATTCCTGTAGCTATTTCAGAACACTGGGCAAAGGGTGGACAGGGTGCACTGGAGCTCGCAGATGCTGTGATTAATGCGTGTCAAAATGAATCAGGATTTGAGTTTCTTTATGATACAAATCTACCCCATATTTCACGAATAGAACTGGTGGCAAGACAGATATATGGAGCTGATGCTGTAGAGTTTTCCTCAACCGCACTTGATAAACTAAAAAATATAAACTCTGATAGTGAATTTTCTGACTTCTCAATATGCATAGCCAAAACTCATTTAAGTCTTTCAGATAATCCTGCATTAAGAGGTGTTCCAGAAGGCTGGCAGTTATTTATCAGAGATATCTTAATTTTTAAAGGAGCAAAGCTTATTGTACCTGTTGCCGGAGAGATAAATCTGATGCCAGGAACTGCCTCAACTCCAAATTTCAGAAAAATAGATATTGATTTAAACACAGGTAAGGTAACAGGAATATAAAATCAGTTTATAGCTATTTCATTTAAAAATATCTTTTCCGTAGCAGTCCATAGCAACCACAACTGGAAAATCTTTAAGCAATAGCTTTTTTATTGACTCTGGACCGAGATCAGAAAATGCAATTTCTTCAACTGATACAATGTGATGAGAAAGCAGCGCTCCTGCTCCTCCGGTTGCCAAAAAATAAATGGCCTTATATTTTTTTATGGCATTTCGAACTTCTTCTGAACGCTGACCCTTACCTATCATTCCTTTAAGTCCAAGTGAAAGCAACAAAGGGGTGTATCCATCCATTCTCGATGAGGTTGTAGGTCCAGCAGATCCGATTACCTTACCAGGTGGTGGAGGAGTAGGTCCAACATAGTATATAATCTGTCCCCTGATATCAAAAGGTAAGGGAAGATCATCTTTTATTAATTCCACAAGCCTCTTATGAGCCGCATCTCTTGCAGTGTAAACATATCCATTTACCAAAACCAGATCACCTGCATGAAGAGTTTCTACAATCTCTTGTGTAAGAGGAGTGTCAATTTTTTTCATATTTCTGCCTCCATATGTCTTGCTGAATGACATTGAATATTCACAGCAACTGGAAGAGACGCAATATGGCATGGATAATACTCAATGTGAACAGCCAAGGCTGTAATATTTCCACCAACACCCATTGAACCAATTCCGAGTTCATTGATTTCTTTAACCAATTCTCTTTCAAGTTGAGCATATTGTGGATGTTTGCTGGGTTGTCCAACTTTTCTTAAAATAGCTTTTTTTGCAAGAATTGCAGATTTCTCAAAATTTCCTCCAATTCCAACACCAACAATAATTGGAGGACATGGATTTCCTCCTGCCTTTCTCACAGTTTCAATAACAAAAGCTTTAACACCGTTTAGCCCCTCTGCAGGCTTGAGCATCCTCAATGCAGACATATTCTCACTTCCTGCACCTTTTGGTGCAAGAGTGATCTTAACTTTATCTCCCTTAGTTAACTCAAAATGAATAATGCATGGCGTATTGTCTTTTGTATTTTTTCTTTCAAAGACAGGGTCATCAACAACAGAGGCTCGCAAATAACCCTCTTTTACAGCCTGACGGACTCCTTCATTGAAGGCTTCAACAGGTTGTCCATCTTCATAAATAACCTCTGTTCCCCACTCTACAAATATTACTGCAATGCCTGTATCCTGACACAGTGGAAGTTTTTCGCTAGCTGCTATTTTTTGATTTTCTATAATCTGCCTGAGAAGTTCTTTTGCAAGCCCTAATTCTTTTTCATAGGCATTAGTTAAAACCATCAATACATCCTCTTGCAGATAAACTGCTGCATCCATGTAGAGTTTTTTAACTGTCTCGATTATTTCCTGTCTTGTTATTTTCTTCATGGTTCGATTAAATACTTAATTCCCTCCCCTTTTGAAAGTTTTTCAAATGCTACAGTTATATCAGAAAGAGAAAAATTTCCTGATATTAATTTAGTAAGCTTTAGGTTCCCTGATTTGATTAAATCCGCTGCTTCTTTAATATCATCAGGAGTATAATGGAATACTCCCTTGAGGGTTATTTCATCATAATGAAGTCTGCCTGCATTGTAGCAGACTTCTGTCCCTGATTTTAAGCCTCCAAAAAGCAACACAGTTCCACCTTTTCGAATATAACTTACAGATTTTAGCCAGACTTCTTTTTTACCAGTGCATTCTATGACACTGTCAAATCCAAATCCATCTGTAAAATTTAAAAGGTCTTCACTGTATGTGAAAATTTCATCTGCTCCTAACTCTTTTGCAAGATTCAACTTAAAAGAATTTCTACCCAGTACAGCCACATTAACTCCCTTAAGCTTTAAAACCTGAATAAACAGTAATCCAATAGGTCCTGTACCAATGATTAAAACATTATCTTTTCTCTGAGGATTCAAAACTCTCACTCCATGAACAACACATGAAAGAGGTTCAAGGAATGCGGCCTGTTCAAAACTAACTGAATCAGGTTTATGGAACATATTCTGCTTTACAACTCGTTTATTCACAATGATGTATTCTGAAAAAGCTCCTAAAGTCATATCCTTTGTTAAAACTCTGCAAAGATTGAAAAGTCCTCTCTTACAGTATCCGCACTCACCGCATGGAGCTGTATGAACAAGCATAACAGGTTCGTCCTTTTTGAAACCATTTACTCCACTGCCAACTTCTGCAATTACTCCTGAAAACTCATGACCAAATGGACCCGGCATCGGTATGAGAGGATGACCTCTTAAATAAGCCTTTAAATCAGTACCACAGGTTAATGCTGATTTAACCCGGATTAAAACTTCTCCTTCTCCTGGATCAGGAATTGATTTTTCAACAAGTTCTATCCTGCCGGGTTTTATTAAATAAGCTGATTTCATTCAATCTCGTCCATTTTTAAACTTTTTTCATAAAGCTCTTTTTTACTCAAACCGTAAAGTTCAGCTATTATTTTAACAGCTTCCTTTCTACCTTTTCCTTTTTTCATGAGTTCTTTAACTTCTTTCAATGCTTCATCAACTGTTTGCGGAGTCTCGGTGATACCTTCGACTATTATGACATACTCGCCAGCTATTTTTGAGTTTTCAAGTTTTTCAATTAACTCTGAAAGCCTGCCTCTGAGCACCTCTTCAAACATTTTTGTTAGCTCTCGTGCTATGCAGGCTCTTCTATCATCTAAAACCTCGAGCATATCATGAAGGCTCTGGAGTATTCTGTGAGGTGCCTCATAAAAAACAAGAGTTCTTTTTTCAGAACTAAGTTCAAGTAATTTCTTTCTTCTCTGAGCCTGTTTCACTGGAAGGAAACCTATAAAAGTAAATTCCTCTGATGAAAGTCCTGAAATACTCAAAGCTGTAATCAGGGCAGTTGGTCCTGGCACAGGAATTATTTCTATATTTTCTTCAATTGCTCGTTGAATGATAACTGCTCCAGGGTCTGAAATCCCTGGAGTTCCTGCATCTGTTATAAGAGCAACTGAATGTCCGGATTTAATTTTATTTATTATTTCCTCAGCCCGTACTTTTTCTTTTTCAGACCAGTAGCTTATAAGCGATTTTTTTATTCCGTAATAATTAAGTAGCTTTAAGCTGTGCTCGGTATCCTCACATGCTATAAAATCAACCTTTTTTAATGTTTCAAGCGCTCTCAGTGTTATATCATCAAGGTTACCAATTGGTGTTGAAACAATGTAGAATCTGCCCTGTCCCATTTATTTCAACTACTCCTCTTTTAATATCTGCCTTAGCCTTCTGTCAGCTTTTATAACATCGTCCACATTTTCACCTGTGATATCCCAGCTATATTCATTCTTGTTATTCCTGTGCAGTCTTA
Proteins encoded in this window:
- a CDS encoding formate--tetrahydrofolate ligase gives rise to the protein MLPKPELYPDWVIAQEAEKNMKTIFQLADEAGIKRDELIPYGHYITKVDYKKIYSRIKNNSDGKYIVVTAITPTPFGEGKSTTTIGVVQGLGKRCKKVSCAIRQPSAGPLMNIKGTAAGGGLSQCIPRTEFSLGFTGDINAVMNAHNLAMVALTSRMFHEANYSDEVLNKKGLKRLDIDPNRVEMGWVIDFCAQALREIVIGLGGPKNGIPMKSRFDIATSSELMAILSLANNLQELRERIGKIVVAHSKSNNPVTTEDLEVAGAMTALMLHTINPNLIQTIEGQPVFVHAAPFANIAIGQSSIIADRIGLKLSEYHVTEAGFGSDIGFEKFWNIKCRNSGLKPDAAIIVATLRALKYHGAVEGAPKIIPGNPIPKEYFEKNIDWIEKGMKNLFHHINIVKKAGINPVVCINRFHSDTHDELEFVRKTCELAGIPVAISEHWAKGGQGALELADAVINACQNESGFEFLYDTNLPHISRIELVARQIYGADAVEFSSTALDKLKNINSDSEFSDFSICIAKTHLSLSDNPALRGVPEGWQLFIRDILIFKGAKLIVPVAGEINLMPGTASTPNFRKIDIDLNTGKVTGI
- a CDS encoding Fe-S-containing hydro-lyase, whose translation is MKKIDTPLTQEIVETLHAGDLVLVNGYVYTARDAAHKRLVELIKDDLPLPFDIRGQIIYYVGPTPPPPGKVIGSAGPTTSSRMDGYTPLLLSLGLKGMIGKGQRSEEVRNAIKKYKAIYFLATGGAGALLSHHIVSVEEIAFSDLGPESIKKLLLKDFPVVVAMDCYGKDIFK
- a CDS encoding fumarate hydratase, with product MKKITRQEIIETVKKLYMDAAVYLQEDVLMVLTNAYEKELGLAKELLRQIIENQKIAASEKLPLCQDTGIAVIFVEWGTEVIYEDGQPVEAFNEGVRQAVKEGYLRASVVDDPVFERKNTKDNTPCIIHFELTKGDKVKITLAPKGAGSENMSALRMLKPAEGLNGVKAFVIETVRKAGGNPCPPIIVGVGIGGNFEKSAILAKKAILRKVGQPSKHPQYAQLERELVKEINELGIGSMGVGGNITALAVHIEYYPCHIASLPVAVNIQCHSARHMEAEI
- a CDS encoding zinc-dependent alcohol dehydrogenase, which gives rise to MKSAYLIKPGRIELVEKSIPDPGEGEVLIRVKSALTCGTDLKAYLRGHPLIPMPGPFGHEFSGVIAEVGSGVNGFKKDEPVMLVHTAPCGECGYCKRGLFNLCRVLTKDMTLGAFSEYIIVNKRVVKQNMFHKPDSVSFEQAAFLEPLSCVVHGVRVLNPQRKDNVLIIGTGPIGLLFIQVLKLKGVNVAVLGRNSFKLNLAKELGADEIFTYSEDLLNFTDGFGFDSVIECTGKKEVWLKSVSYIRKGGTVLLFGGLKSGTEVCYNAGRLHYDEITLKGVFHYTPDDIKEAADLIKSGNLKLTKLISGNFSLSDITVAFEKLSKGEGIKYLIEP
- the rsmI gene encoding 16S rRNA (cytidine(1402)-2'-O)-methyltransferase, whose protein sequence is MGQGRFYIVSTPIGNLDDITLRALETLKKVDFIACEDTEHSLKLLNYYGIKKSLISYWSEKEKVRAEEIINKIKSGHSVALITDAGTPGISDPGAVIIQRAIEENIEIIPVPGPTALITALSISGLSSEEFTFIGFLPVKQAQRRKKLLELSSEKRTLVFYEAPHRILQSLHDMLEVLDDRRACIARELTKMFEEVLRGRLSELIEKLENSKIAGEYVIIVEGITETPQTVDEALKEVKELMKKGKGRKEAVKIIAELYGLSKKELYEKSLKMDEIE